One Halobacterium zhouii genomic region harbors:
- the glmM gene encoding phosphoglucosamine mutase codes for MKVFGSSGTRGVANEELTPAFVQKVAKAAGTVWRADRVAVARDTRTTGRMLVNAAVSGLQSVGVHVDRLGVVPTPGTQAYAEREGVPAVMVTASHNPAEYNGVKLVGADGIELGVDDLERVERKFLTEQFDDVAWDDVGTDLAVESARRTYVEELLEAVDRDAIADADLTVALDPGHGAGALTSPELYRRLGCDVVTVNAQPDGHFPGRDPEPVRENLDDLGRLVRAADADVGIAHDGDADRAIFFDERGEYVEGDATLAALAEAELEEGDTTVSAVNVSQRLVDVCERTGADLELTPIGSTRIMTRIRELLAEDESVPVAGEGNGGIIFPDYRMTRDGAYTGARFLELLAERPASEVVAPYGDYANVRINVGYDGDAERDAILGTAEERARESDAERTTIDGYRLDYGDAWVLARPSGTEPVVRIYAEATTEERADELATEFAAALRAAKTGIEN; via the coding sequence ATGAAGGTGTTCGGGTCGAGCGGGACGCGGGGCGTCGCCAACGAGGAGTTGACGCCGGCGTTCGTACAGAAGGTGGCGAAGGCCGCGGGGACGGTCTGGCGGGCCGACCGCGTCGCCGTCGCTCGGGACACCCGAACGACCGGACGCATGCTCGTGAACGCTGCAGTGAGCGGCCTCCAGAGCGTCGGCGTCCACGTCGACCGACTCGGCGTGGTGCCGACGCCCGGGACGCAAGCGTACGCTGAACGCGAGGGCGTTCCGGCGGTGATGGTGACCGCGAGCCACAACCCCGCGGAGTACAACGGCGTGAAACTCGTCGGCGCGGACGGCATCGAACTCGGCGTCGACGACCTGGAGCGCGTCGAGCGGAAGTTCCTCACCGAACAGTTCGACGACGTCGCGTGGGACGATGTCGGCACGGACTTGGCGGTCGAGTCCGCGCGCCGGACGTACGTCGAGGAACTCCTCGAGGCGGTCGACCGCGACGCCATCGCGGACGCCGACCTCACGGTCGCGCTCGACCCCGGACACGGCGCGGGCGCGCTCACCAGCCCCGAGCTCTACCGCCGCCTCGGCTGCGACGTCGTCACCGTGAACGCCCAGCCGGACGGCCACTTCCCGGGCCGGGACCCCGAGCCGGTGCGGGAGAACCTCGACGACCTCGGACGCCTGGTGCGCGCGGCGGACGCGGACGTCGGTATCGCCCACGACGGCGACGCGGACCGCGCCATTTTCTTCGACGAGCGCGGGGAATACGTCGAGGGCGACGCGACGCTCGCCGCGCTCGCGGAAGCCGAACTCGAGGAGGGCGACACCACGGTTTCGGCGGTGAACGTGAGCCAGCGCCTCGTGGACGTCTGCGAGCGAACGGGCGCGGACCTCGAACTCACGCCCATCGGCAGCACGCGCATCATGACCCGCATCCGCGAACTGCTCGCCGAGGACGAGTCCGTCCCTGTCGCGGGCGAGGGCAACGGCGGCATCATCTTCCCCGACTACCGGATGACCCGCGACGGCGCGTACACGGGCGCCCGCTTCCTCGAACTGCTCGCCGAGCGACCGGCGAGCGAGGTGGTCGCGCCGTACGGCGACTACGCCAACGTCCGCATCAACGTCGGCTACGACGGCGACGCCGAACGCGACGCCATCCTCGGCACCGCCGAGGAGCGCGCCCGCGAGAGCGACGCCGAGCGCACGACCATCGACGGCTACCGCCTCGACTACGGCGACGCGTGGGTGCTCGCGCGCCCCTCCGGAACCGAGCCGGTGGTCCGCATCTACGCGGAGGCGACGACCGAGGAGCGCGCCGACGAACTGGCGACCGAGTTCGCGGCCGCGCTCCGCGCTGCGAAGACCGGCATCGAGAACTAG
- a CDS encoding HVO_0234 family beta-propeller protein: MSSIDEKRVYADQTGTVTAYVAADLGVAAVSVSGDIVGEFTLVERCTARDVAATARGVAVAADDGVLLGDGEVFERVGDGSDAGFDAAVAVTGLDGDVVAADASGRVARYDGTWQTVGTCGEVRALDGDLVAAADGVHRIAGDSLAPAGLEDARDVANASVPRAATPEGLFRLGNGWIDELQGTFQVVDAATGDEENDILAHAATSGAFYELAGGDWRERDLPVEERVAGVAYGPAVVEREPPDDSRERRSRPVLAVTDAGTLLVDAGDGFRHRALGLPGASAIAAVSGD; this comes from the coding sequence GTGTCCAGCATCGACGAGAAGCGCGTCTACGCCGACCAGACCGGCACGGTGACGGCGTACGTCGCCGCCGACCTCGGCGTGGCCGCCGTCTCCGTCTCCGGCGACATCGTCGGCGAGTTCACCCTCGTCGAACGCTGCACCGCGCGAGACGTCGCTGCGACCGCTCGTGGCGTCGCCGTCGCCGCCGACGACGGCGTGTTGCTCGGTGACGGCGAGGTGTTCGAGCGCGTTGGCGACGGGTCCGACGCTGGATTCGACGCGGCGGTCGCCGTCACCGGCCTCGACGGCGACGTGGTCGCCGCCGACGCGTCCGGCCGGGTCGCGCGCTACGACGGTACGTGGCAGACAGTCGGCACCTGCGGGGAGGTTCGCGCGCTCGACGGCGACCTCGTGGCTGCCGCCGACGGCGTCCATCGAATCGCTGGCGACTCGCTCGCGCCTGCGGGCCTCGAAGACGCACGCGATGTCGCGAACGCCAGCGTCCCGCGCGCCGCCACCCCAGAGGGCCTGTTCCGCCTCGGAAACGGCTGGATTGACGAACTTCAAGGTACGTTCCAGGTCGTGGACGCGGCGACCGGCGACGAGGAAAACGACATTCTCGCGCACGCCGCGACGAGCGGCGCGTTCTACGAGCTGGCAGGTGGCGACTGGCGCGAGCGCGACCTCCCAGTCGAGGAGCGCGTCGCCGGCGTCGCGTACGGCCCCGCCGTTGTCGAGCGCGAACCGCCCGACGACTCACGGGAACGAAGGTCTCGCCCGGTACTCGCCGTGACCGACGCCGGCACCCTCCTCGTGGACGCCGGCGACGGCTTCCGGCACCGCGCGCTCGGCCTCCCCGGAGCCAGCGCAATCGCGGCGGTCAGCGGCGACTGA
- a CDS encoding ribose-phosphate diphosphokinase, which translates to MILSGSSSQQLAAALADALDEDLGRVEYETFPDGERLVTVPPVSGRAVVVAATDSSDAHVELLQLQDAAREAGASEVVTVLPYMGYARQDKAFEDGQPVSVRAMARAVSTDTDRVVTVNPHEDAILEFFDVPATSVDAAPQLANPLPGDLEDPVFLAPDDGAIDLARSVRDAHGDGETDFFEKVRHSGSDVTVTPSDIDVTGRDVVVVDDIVATGSTMSEAITALDDPARVFVTCVHPLLAGNARTKLATAGVEAVHGTDTLERAVSSVSVASVLADELE; encoded by the coding sequence ATGATACTGAGCGGGTCGTCCTCCCAGCAGCTCGCGGCCGCACTCGCCGACGCCCTGGACGAGGACCTCGGGCGCGTGGAGTACGAGACGTTCCCGGACGGCGAACGCCTCGTCACCGTCCCCCCGGTGTCGGGGCGCGCGGTCGTGGTCGCCGCGACGGACTCCAGTGACGCCCACGTCGAGTTACTCCAGTTGCAGGACGCCGCCCGCGAGGCCGGCGCGAGCGAGGTCGTCACCGTCCTCCCGTACATGGGGTACGCCCGACAGGACAAGGCGTTCGAGGACGGACAACCCGTCTCCGTGCGAGCGATGGCGCGCGCCGTCTCCACCGACACCGACCGCGTCGTCACCGTCAACCCCCACGAGGACGCGATTCTCGAGTTCTTCGACGTGCCGGCGACCAGCGTGGACGCCGCACCGCAGCTCGCCAACCCGCTCCCTGGCGACCTCGAGGACCCCGTGTTCCTCGCGCCCGACGACGGCGCCATCGACCTCGCGCGCTCCGTGCGCGACGCCCACGGCGACGGCGAGACCGACTTCTTCGAGAAGGTGCGTCACTCCGGCAGCGACGTCACCGTCACGCCGAGCGACATCGACGTCACGGGCCGCGACGTCGTCGTCGTGGACGACATCGTCGCCACCGGGTCCACGATGAGCGAGGCCATCACCGCGCTCGACGACCCGGCGCGCGTCTTCGTCACCTGCGTCCACCCGCTGCTCGCGGGGAACGCCCGCACCAAACTCGCGACTGCCGGCGTCGAAGCCGTCCACGGGACGGACACGCTCGAGCGCGCCGTCTCCTCGGTGAGTGTCGCGTCCGTGCTCGCGGACGAACTGGAGTAG